The following are encoded together in the Trichomycterus rosablanca isolate fTriRos1 chromosome 19, fTriRos1.hap1, whole genome shotgun sequence genome:
- the oprl1 gene encoding nociceptin receptor isoform X4 yields MYILIRYTKMKTATNIYIFNLALADALVLATLPFQGTDVFLGFWPFGNALCKAVVSIDYYNMFTSVFTLTVMSMDRYVAVCHPVKALDMRTPHKAKVVNICVWLLASAIGVPAMVLGDVEDDHGKCCLNSIECILVLPDPRSYWDPVFGTCVFLLSFLIPVAIISVCYSLMVKRLRSVRILSGSKEKDRNLRRITRMVLVVVAAFVVCWTPIQIMALAQSLGVNLGSVSTVVLMHFCIALGYVNSSLNPVLYAFLDENFKRCFREFCQPPSPFGLNAQHQSGRMHSVARDVAYNCKTTEANSNAA; encoded by the exons ATGTACATATTAA TCAGATACACCAAGATGAAGACGGCCACCAACATCTACATCTTCAACCTTGCTTTGGCTGACGCTCTGGTCCTAGCGACGCTACCTTTTCAGGGCACAGATGTGTTTCTGGGTTTCTGGCCCTTCGGCAATGCCCTGTGCAAGGCAGTGGTATCCATCGACTACTACAACATGTTCACCAGCGTCTTTACCCTGACCGTGATGAGCATGGACCGCTATGTGGCCGTGTGTCACCCGGTCAAAGCGCTGGACATGAGGACACCACACAAAGCCAAGGTGGTGAACATATGTGTGTGGTTGCTGGCGTCAGCCATCGGGGTGCCGGCAATGGTGCTCGGGGATGTTGAGGACGACCATGGTAAGTGTTGTTTAAATA GCATTGAGTGCATCCTGGTTCTGCCTGACCCTCGCAGCTACTGGGACCCAGTGTTTGGAACATGTGTGTTTCTATTGTCCTTCCTGATACCCGTGGCTATCATCAGCGTGTGTTACAGCCTGATGGTGAAGCGTCTGCGCAGTGTACGCATCCTGTCTGGCTCCAAGGAGAAGGACCGCAACCTTCGGCGCATCACTCGCATGGTCCtggtggtggtggcagcattcgTGGTGTGCTGGACACCCATCCAGATCATGGCTCTGGCTCAGTCTCTGGGTGTGAACCTGGGCAGCGTGAGCACCGTTGTCCTCATGCACTTCTGCATTGCGCTGGGCTACGTCAACAGCAGTCTCAACCCGGTTCTCTACGCTTTCTTGGACGAGAACTTTAAACGCTGTTTCCGCGAGTTCTGCCAGCCGCCGTCTCCATTCGGTCTGAACGCACAGCACCAGTCGGGTCGCATGCACAGTGTGGCACGTGACGTTGCCTACAACTGCAAGACCACAGAGGCGAACAGTAATGCGGCATGA
- the oprl1 gene encoding nociceptin receptor isoform X3, protein MIVCMVGLVGNCLVMYVIIRYTKMKTATNIYIFNLALADALVLATLPFQGTDVFLGFWPFGNALCKAVVSIDYYNMFTSVFTLTVMSMDRYVAVCHPVKALDMRTPHKAKVVNICVWLLASAIGVPAMVLGDVEDDHGKCCLNSIECILVLPDPRSYWDPVFGTCVFLLSFLIPVAIISVCYSLMVKRLRSVRILSGSKEKDRNLRRITRMVLVVVAAFVVCWTPIQIMALAQSLGVNLGSVSTVVLMHFCIALGYVNSSLNPVLYAFLDENFKRCFREFCQPPSPFGLNAQHQSGRMHSVARDVAYNCKTTEANSNAA, encoded by the exons ATACACCAAGATGAAGACGGCCACCAACATCTACATCTTCAACCTTGCTTTGGCTGACGCTCTGGTCCTAGCGACGCTACCTTTTCAGGGCACAGATGTGTTTCTGGGTTTCTGGCCCTTCGGCAATGCCCTGTGCAAGGCAGTGGTATCCATCGACTACTACAACATGTTCACCAGCGTCTTTACCCTGACCGTGATGAGCATGGACCGCTATGTGGCCGTGTGTCACCCGGTCAAAGCGCTGGACATGAGGACACCACACAAAGCCAAGGTGGTGAACATATGTGTGTGGTTGCTGGCGTCAGCCATCGGGGTGCCGGCAATGGTGCTCGGGGATGTTGAGGACGACCATGGTAAGTGTTGTTTAAATA GCATTGAGTGCATCCTGGTTCTGCCTGACCCTCGCAGCTACTGGGACCCAGTGTTTGGAACATGTGTGTTTCTATTGTCCTTCCTGATACCCGTGGCTATCATCAGCGTGTGTTACAGCCTGATGGTGAAGCGTCTGCGCAGTGTACGCATCCTGTCTGGCTCCAAGGAGAAGGACCGCAACCTTCGGCGCATCACTCGCATGGTCCtggtggtggtggcagcattcgTGGTGTGCTGGACACCCATCCAGATCATGGCTCTGGCTCAGTCTCTGGGTGTGAACCTGGGCAGCGTGAGCACCGTTGTCCTCATGCACTTCTGCATTGCGCTGGGCTACGTCAACAGCAGTCTCAACCCGGTTCTCTACGCTTTCTTGGACGAGAACTTTAAACGCTGTTTCCGCGAGTTCTGCCAGCCGCCGTCTCCATTCGGTCTGAACGCACAGCACCAGTCGGGTCGCATGCACAGTGTGGCACGTGACGTTGCCTACAACTGCAAGACCACAGAGGCGAACAGTAATGCGGCATGA